One region of Macadamia integrifolia cultivar HAES 741 unplaced genomic scaffold, SCU_Mint_v3 scaffold2659, whole genome shotgun sequence genomic DNA includes:
- the LOC122067001 gene encoding uncharacterized protein LOC122067001 — MKILYWNIRGVRKAAGLCALRLLVKEHAPDVLCLAEPMVQVCKFPVIFFSRLGYAVDFIHNFRDDKVPNLWIIWKLGVSRPVVAGMSDQYISVIFDWPGSKVGISFVHASSFKIMRRQLWLDLELSISALVPWSVMGDFNATLFSHEKRGPGKFNLGSAAEFQAMVDACELLSIPSQGKKFTWTNNRRRGHAVAVLDRSFCNGKWIEVFRNVKQRVLLSSVSDHAPLIVVSDDVQRPTNIPFRFHSFWMENDQFISVVEEAWKTSIGGNPIFVLAQKLKQVKENLKVWARANFPNLNDEVDKAKLELKKVQDMIEVAGMNDELFNREADAKTVLLKANQMYEKLWAEKAKLRWMKNGDCNSKIFHLSVKLRRLKNQITSLKKEDGTWVSDQQGISFYVADFFEKFHEADEITVHNDLLDNIPRVLEEEDVAGLEIVPSGDEIKQAVWDLDPVSSPGPDGFPGSFFRRCWTIVEGDFCRAVKKFFEEGRLPKAWQIKHGNSLMSVFFRARFLKIDGSLKTTYLSSSIWPGLKKVWRWVQSHEQWTVGNGQRINFWKDSWLGKKSIEEMYGLQLDIFDSMQAKVSDFICQDEWNFPQ; from the exons ATGAAGATTCTGTATTGGAACATTCGGGGTGTTAGGAAGGCAGCAGGGTTGTGCGCTTTACGTCTACTGGTGAAGGAGCATGCCCCGGATGTGTTATGCTTGGCTGAACCCATGGTTCAGGTATGTAAATTTcctgttattttctttagtcggtTGGGGTATGCTGTggatttcattcataattttcgGGATGACAAAgtcccaaatttatggattatatgGAAGTTGGGGGTTTCGAGACCAGTTGTTGCAGGTATGTCTGATCAATATATATCAGTCATCTTTGATTGGCCAGGTAGTAAAGTGGGTATTTCTTTTGTACATGCAAGTTCTTTTAAAATTATGCGTAGGCAATTGTGGTTAGATTTGGAGTTGTCGATATCAGCTTTGGTTCCGTGGTCTGTGatgggggatttcaatgcaacccTGTTCTCgcatgagaaaagaggtccTGGTAAGTTTAATCTTGGATCAGCTGCTGAATTCCAGGCTATGGTTGATGCGTGTGAATTGCTTTCTATCCcttctcagggaaagaaattcacttggactAATAATCGTCGAAGGGGTCATGCAGTTGCAGTGTTGGATCGGAGTTTTTGTAATGGGAAGTGGATAGAGGTGTTTAGAAATGTGAAGCAGCGTGTTTTGTTGTCTTCGGTATCAGATCATGCCCCTTTAATTGTTGTCTCTGATGATGTTCAAAGACCTACAAATATCCCCTTTAGATTCCATagcttttggatggaaaatgatcaatttatctCTGTGGTTGAGGAAGCTTGGAAAACTTCGATAGGGGGTAATCCAATTTTCGTTCTGGCACAAAAATTAAAGCAGGTCAAGGAGAATTTAAAGGTTTGGGCGAGGGCCAATTTTCCTAACCTGAATGATGAGGTCGATAAAGCAAAGCTGGAATTAAAGAAGGTTCAAGATATGATAGAGGTGGCTGGgatgaatgatgaattatttaACAGAGAGGCAGATGCAAAAACAGTATTATTGAAGGCCAACCAAATGTACGAGAAgttgtgggctgaaaaagctaaactgagatggatgaaaaatggaGATTGTAACTCGAAGATTTTTCATCTCTCCGTGAAGCTTAGGAGGTTGAAAAATCAGATCACCTCCctaaaaaaggaagatggaacTTGGGTTTCAGACCAACAGGGAATATCGTTTTATGTCGctgatttttttgagaaatttcatgaGGCTGATGAAATCACGGTTCATAATGACCTTCTTGATAATATTCCCAGAGTGTTGGAGGAGGAGGACGTGGCAGGATTGGAGATTGTCCCGAGTGGGGACGAAATAAAACAAGCTgtttgggatttagatcctgtaagctctccaggtcctgatgggttcccaGGTAGTTTCTTCAGGCGATGTTGGACTATTGTTGAGGGTGATTTTTGCAGGGCAGTGAAAAAATTCTTTGAGGAAGGGCGGCTTCCTAAAG catggcaaatcaaacatggaAATTCTCTAATGAGTGTTTTCTTTCGTGCCCGTTTTCTGAAGATTGATGGTTCGCTGAAAACTAcctacctttcctcttcgaTATGGCCTGGTCTTAAAAAGGTGTGGCGGTGGGTACAGTCTCATGAGCAATGGACTGTTGGGAATGGTCAgaggataaatttttggaaagatagctGGCTGGGAAAGAAGTCTATTGAGGAGATGTATGGTTTGCAGTTAGATATCTTTGATTCGATGCAGGCAAAGGTTTCTGATTTCATTTGCCAAGATGAGTGGAATTTTCCCCAG